Proteins encoded in a region of the Misgurnus anguillicaudatus chromosome 9, ASM2758022v2, whole genome shotgun sequence genome:
- the ddias gene encoding DNA damage-induced apoptosis suppressor protein isoform X2, which produces MPVVYALMSNTRALLSCTVLSLQDSSFVYPSCKNCLSRINQETSKRATCARCGFSCDLQNVDYRYRLSLKVSRNQDIFGVTVFGGCLNSFFGITAGGLQKFIELEKSNGKQTIQQLLIKAVEDCFIGRCVVFGLKVSCDDVTTWSANKRTSPLDVKPRQLLACQIISPSDAVAGFTVIGYLKNLLNSNLCSAEFANSGACLSQEKDSQSSQRDELNSFDYTLPSCARINSQPSSGEFTLPSAWPSPGLRCSPGERCSDSLQQSRDYDIYTLSPKNEDTRACHPSLKDKCLWACPLDELKHVNGIQDELKNERQRCNRISLSSSCDMFEPLAHFDISTACDPAYTPNTISQENDLEIMISGNCLLKAKSGKQYDAPFDKSPFSHSDQNICLDLEDAPLSENLLEFVKTKPQLSGIIDELNHEEGKYFRHRVQTMVHSVNCKVKQEQTLCDDHVDTYNCSADLFASCQNSMDMNHSDVTEISKVNEPKNVNQSEPGVSGSLHFSPCLQSTPVSYQHPSRQKTGKSKKRVDSLSSKGLKLEFKSNVKGLKENIQNKPTMSEFTERCSDESDMLGRSCNSSINLNEWSKDLFENSF; this is translated from the exons ATGCCAGTTGTTTATGCACTCATGAGCAACACAAGGGCTCTGTTGAGTTGTACGGTACTTTCTCTGCAAGATTCCAGTTTTGTATACCCGTCCTGCAAAAATTGTTTATCCAGAATAAATCAGGAAACCAGTAAAAG AGCTACATGTGCTAGGTGTGGATTCTCATGTGACCTACAAAATGTGGACTACAGATACAGGCTTTCTCTTAAGGTGTCCAGGAACCAGGATATATTTGGTGTGACAGTATTTGGTGGCTGTTTAAATTCCTTCTTTGGCATTACTGCTGGTGGCCTCCAAAA ATTTATTGAATTGGAGAAATCTAATGGTAAACAAACCATTCAACAACTACTTATCAAAGCCGTGGAAGACTGCTTCATAGGaagatgtgttgtttttggaTTGAAG GTTTCTTGTGACGATGTCACAACGTGGTCAGCCAATAAACGGACATCTCCGCTGGATGTAAAGCCCAGACAGCTATTGGCCTGTCAGATCATTTCCCCAAGTGATGCTGTTGCAGGATTCACTGTAattggttatttaaaaaatctgctGAACTCAAATTTGTGCAGTGCTGAATTTGCCAACAGTGGTGCATGTCTGTCACAAGAGAAAGATTCACAAAGTTCACAAAGAGATGAATTGAACAGCTTTGATTATACATTGCCATCATGCGCAAGGATAAATTCTCAACCCAGCAGTGGGGAATTTACACTGCCAAGTGCATGGCCATCGCCTGGCTTACGCTGCAGTCCAGGAGAAAGATGTAGCGACTCATTACAGCAATCCAGAGACTATGATATTTATACTCTTTCACCAAAGAATGAAGATACAAGAGCATGTCATCCCAGTCTGAAAGACAAGTGCTTGTGGGCTTGTCCTTTAGATGAGTTGAAACATGTTAATGGCATACAGGATGAACTGAAAAATGAAAGGCAGAGGTGTAACAGAATATCATTGTCTTCAAGCTGTGACATGTTTGAGCCATTAGCACATTTCGACATTTCTACTGCATGTGATCCTGCATACACCCCGAACACAATTTCGCAAGAAAATGATTTAGAAATAATGATATCTGGCAATTGTCTTTTGAAAGCTAAATCTGGGAAACAATACGATGCACCTTTTGACAAGTCACCTTTTAGCCATTCTGATCAAAACATATGTTTAGATTTAGAGGATGCACCTTTATCTGAAAATTTACTTGAGTTTGTCAAAACTAAGCCTCAATTGTCAGGGATTATTGATGAAC TAAACCATGAGGAGGGCAAATATTTCAGGCACCGTGTGCAAACTATGGTCCATTCTGTTAATTGCAAAGTCAAGCAGGAACAAACTCTATGTGATGACCATGTGGATACGTACAATTGCTCTGcggatttgtttgcttcttgtCAAAACAGTATGGACATGAACCATTCGGATGTGACAGAGATTTCTAAAGTAAATGAACCAAAGAATGTGAACCAATCAGAACCTGGAGTTTCAGGCTCTCTACATTTTTCACCATGTTTGCAGTCCACCCCAGTTTCCTATCAGCACCCATCCAGGCAGAAGACCGGGAAAAGTAAAAAACGTGTAGACTCGTTGAGCTCTAAAGGACTTAAACTTGAGTTTAAAAGTAACGTGAAGGGTCTAAAGGAAAACATACAAAACAAACCCACAATGTCTGAGTTCACAGAAAGATGTTCAGATGAGTCGGATATGCTGGGCAGAAGTTGTAATTCATCcataaatttaaatgaatgGTCCAAAGATCTGTTTGAAAATTCATTCTGA
- the ddias gene encoding DNA damage-induced apoptosis suppressor protein isoform X3 yields the protein MPVVYALMSNTRALLSCTVLSLQDSSFVYPSCKNCLSRINQETSKRATCARCGFSCDLQNVDYRYRLSLKVSRNQDIFGVTVFGGCLNSFFGITAGGLQKFIELEKSNGKQTIQQLLIKAVEDCFIGRCVVFGLKVSCDDVTTWSANKRTSPLDVKPRQLLACQIISPSDAVAGFTVIGYLKNLLNSNLCSAEFANSGACLSQEKDSQSSQRDELNSFDYTLPSCARINSQPSSGEFTLPSAWPSPGLRCSPGERCSDSLQQSRDYDIYTLSPKNEDTRACHPSLKDKCLWACPLDELKHVNGIQDELKNERQRCNRISLSSSCDMFEPLAHFDISTACDPAYTPNTISQENDLEIMISGNCLLKAKSGKQYDAPFDKSPFSHSDQNICLDLEDAPLSENLLNHEEGKYFRHRVQTMVHSVNCKVKQEQTLCDDHVDTYNCSADLFASCQNSMDMNHSDVTEISKVNEPKNVNQSEPGVSGSLHFSPCLQSTPVSYQHPSRQKTGKSKKRVDSLSSKGLKLEFKSNVKGLKENIQNKPTMSEFTERCSDESDMLGRSCNSSINLNEWSKDLFENSF from the exons ATGCCAGTTGTTTATGCACTCATGAGCAACACAAGGGCTCTGTTGAGTTGTACGGTACTTTCTCTGCAAGATTCCAGTTTTGTATACCCGTCCTGCAAAAATTGTTTATCCAGAATAAATCAGGAAACCAGTAAAAG AGCTACATGTGCTAGGTGTGGATTCTCATGTGACCTACAAAATGTGGACTACAGATACAGGCTTTCTCTTAAGGTGTCCAGGAACCAGGATATATTTGGTGTGACAGTATTTGGTGGCTGTTTAAATTCCTTCTTTGGCATTACTGCTGGTGGCCTCCAAAA ATTTATTGAATTGGAGAAATCTAATGGTAAACAAACCATTCAACAACTACTTATCAAAGCCGTGGAAGACTGCTTCATAGGaagatgtgttgtttttggaTTGAAG GTTTCTTGTGACGATGTCACAACGTGGTCAGCCAATAAACGGACATCTCCGCTGGATGTAAAGCCCAGACAGCTATTGGCCTGTCAGATCATTTCCCCAAGTGATGCTGTTGCAGGATTCACTGTAattggttatttaaaaaatctgctGAACTCAAATTTGTGCAGTGCTGAATTTGCCAACAGTGGTGCATGTCTGTCACAAGAGAAAGATTCACAAAGTTCACAAAGAGATGAATTGAACAGCTTTGATTATACATTGCCATCATGCGCAAGGATAAATTCTCAACCCAGCAGTGGGGAATTTACACTGCCAAGTGCATGGCCATCGCCTGGCTTACGCTGCAGTCCAGGAGAAAGATGTAGCGACTCATTACAGCAATCCAGAGACTATGATATTTATACTCTTTCACCAAAGAATGAAGATACAAGAGCATGTCATCCCAGTCTGAAAGACAAGTGCTTGTGGGCTTGTCCTTTAGATGAGTTGAAACATGTTAATGGCATACAGGATGAACTGAAAAATGAAAGGCAGAGGTGTAACAGAATATCATTGTCTTCAAGCTGTGACATGTTTGAGCCATTAGCACATTTCGACATTTCTACTGCATGTGATCCTGCATACACCCCGAACACAATTTCGCAAGAAAATGATTTAGAAATAATGATATCTGGCAATTGTCTTTTGAAAGCTAAATCTGGGAAACAATACGATGCACCTTTTGACAAGTCACCTTTTAGCCATTCTGATCAAAACATATGTTTAGATTTAGAGGATGCACCTTTATCTGAAAATTTACT AAACCATGAGGAGGGCAAATATTTCAGGCACCGTGTGCAAACTATGGTCCATTCTGTTAATTGCAAAGTCAAGCAGGAACAAACTCTATGTGATGACCATGTGGATACGTACAATTGCTCTGcggatttgtttgcttcttgtCAAAACAGTATGGACATGAACCATTCGGATGTGACAGAGATTTCTAAAGTAAATGAACCAAAGAATGTGAACCAATCAGAACCTGGAGTTTCAGGCTCTCTACATTTTTCACCATGTTTGCAGTCCACCCCAGTTTCCTATCAGCACCCATCCAGGCAGAAGACCGGGAAAAGTAAAAAACGTGTAGACTCGTTGAGCTCTAAAGGACTTAAACTTGAGTTTAAAAGTAACGTGAAGGGTCTAAAGGAAAACATACAAAACAAACCCACAATGTCTGAGTTCACAGAAAGATGTTCAGATGAGTCGGATATGCTGGGCAGAAGTTGTAATTCATCcataaatttaaatgaatgGTCCAAAGATCTGTTTGAAAATTCATTCTGA
- the ddias gene encoding DNA damage-induced apoptosis suppressor protein isoform X1 has translation MPVVYALMSNTRALLSCTVLSLQDSSFVYPSCKNCLSRINQETSKRATCARCGFSCDLQNVDYRYRLSLKVSRNQDIFGVTVFGGCLNSFFGITAGGLQKFIELEKSNGKQTIQQLLIKAVEDCFIGRCVVFGLKVSCDDVTTWSANKRTSPLDVKPRQLLACQIISPSDAVAGFTVIGYLKNLLNSNLCSAEFANSGACLSQEKDSQSSQRDELNSFDYTLPSCARINSQPSSGEFTLPSAWPSPGLRCSPGERCSDSLQQSRDYDIYTLSPKNEDTRACHPSLKDKCLWACPLDELKHVNGIQDELKNERQRCNRISLSSSCDMFEPLAHFDISTACDPAYTPNTISQENDLEIMISGNCLLKAKSGKQYDAPFDKSPFSHSDQNICLDLEDAPLSENLLEFVKTKPQLSGIIDERLSSDKQDEVIQDQTRCFPSKSSMLMSNISKTDAAVKTDEKSLVSPMCNVKKKSENDCPKNLDTPNVLCTTNFQGRIKKKRILTDLNMNFSPANVHVSHDLPKNNRLCFSNRKDLTLQRKRLTRNRLSMAFCSLNHEEGKYFRHRVQTMVHSVNCKVKQEQTLCDDHVDTYNCSADLFASCQNSMDMNHSDVTEISKVNEPKNVNQSEPGVSGSLHFSPCLQSTPVSYQHPSRQKTGKSKKRVDSLSSKGLKLEFKSNVKGLKENIQNKPTMSEFTERCSDESDMLGRSCNSSINLNEWSKDLFENSF, from the exons ATGCCAGTTGTTTATGCACTCATGAGCAACACAAGGGCTCTGTTGAGTTGTACGGTACTTTCTCTGCAAGATTCCAGTTTTGTATACCCGTCCTGCAAAAATTGTTTATCCAGAATAAATCAGGAAACCAGTAAAAG AGCTACATGTGCTAGGTGTGGATTCTCATGTGACCTACAAAATGTGGACTACAGATACAGGCTTTCTCTTAAGGTGTCCAGGAACCAGGATATATTTGGTGTGACAGTATTTGGTGGCTGTTTAAATTCCTTCTTTGGCATTACTGCTGGTGGCCTCCAAAA ATTTATTGAATTGGAGAAATCTAATGGTAAACAAACCATTCAACAACTACTTATCAAAGCCGTGGAAGACTGCTTCATAGGaagatgtgttgtttttggaTTGAAG GTTTCTTGTGACGATGTCACAACGTGGTCAGCCAATAAACGGACATCTCCGCTGGATGTAAAGCCCAGACAGCTATTGGCCTGTCAGATCATTTCCCCAAGTGATGCTGTTGCAGGATTCACTGTAattggttatttaaaaaatctgctGAACTCAAATTTGTGCAGTGCTGAATTTGCCAACAGTGGTGCATGTCTGTCACAAGAGAAAGATTCACAAAGTTCACAAAGAGATGAATTGAACAGCTTTGATTATACATTGCCATCATGCGCAAGGATAAATTCTCAACCCAGCAGTGGGGAATTTACACTGCCAAGTGCATGGCCATCGCCTGGCTTACGCTGCAGTCCAGGAGAAAGATGTAGCGACTCATTACAGCAATCCAGAGACTATGATATTTATACTCTTTCACCAAAGAATGAAGATACAAGAGCATGTCATCCCAGTCTGAAAGACAAGTGCTTGTGGGCTTGTCCTTTAGATGAGTTGAAACATGTTAATGGCATACAGGATGAACTGAAAAATGAAAGGCAGAGGTGTAACAGAATATCATTGTCTTCAAGCTGTGACATGTTTGAGCCATTAGCACATTTCGACATTTCTACTGCATGTGATCCTGCATACACCCCGAACACAATTTCGCAAGAAAATGATTTAGAAATAATGATATCTGGCAATTGTCTTTTGAAAGCTAAATCTGGGAAACAATACGATGCACCTTTTGACAAGTCACCTTTTAGCCATTCTGATCAAAACATATGTTTAGATTTAGAGGATGCACCTTTATCTGAAAATTTACTTGAGTTTGTCAAAACTAAGCCTCAATTGTCAGGGATTATTGATGAACGGCTGAGTTCAGATAAACAAGATGAAGTGATTCAGGACCAAACTAGATGCTTTCCAAGTAAAAGTTCAATGCTTATGAGTAATATCTCAAAGACTGATGCTGCTGTAAAAACTGATGAAAAATCATTGGTCTCACCAATGTGCAATGTGAAAAAGAAAAGTGAAAATGACTGTCCAAAAAATCTTGATACTCCCAATGTGCTGTGCACAACTAATTTTCAGGGCCGGATAAAGAAAAAAAGGATCCTCACAGATTTAAACATGAATTTCAGCCCTGCCAATGTGCATGTATCTCACGATCTTCCTAAAAACAACAGATTGTGTTTTTCTAACAGAAAGGACCTCACGTTACAAAGAAAAAGATTAACCAGGAACAGGCTCTCTATGGCTTTTTGTTCACTAAACCATGAGGAGGGCAAATATTTCAGGCACCGTGTGCAAACTATGGTCCATTCTGTTAATTGCAAAGTCAAGCAGGAACAAACTCTATGTGATGACCATGTGGATACGTACAATTGCTCTGcggatttgtttgcttcttgtCAAAACAGTATGGACATGAACCATTCGGATGTGACAGAGATTTCTAAAGTAAATGAACCAAAGAATGTGAACCAATCAGAACCTGGAGTTTCAGGCTCTCTACATTTTTCACCATGTTTGCAGTCCACCCCAGTTTCCTATCAGCACCCATCCAGGCAGAAGACCGGGAAAAGTAAAAAACGTGTAGACTCGTTGAGCTCTAAAGGACTTAAACTTGAGTTTAAAAGTAACGTGAAGGGTCTAAAGGAAAACATACAAAACAAACCCACAATGTCTGAGTTCACAGAAAGATGTTCAGATGAGTCGGATATGCTGGGCAGAAGTTGTAATTCATCcataaatttaaatgaatgGTCCAAAGATCTGTTTGAAAATTCATTCTGA